One segment of Lytechinus pictus isolate F3 Inbred chromosome 13, Lp3.0, whole genome shotgun sequence DNA contains the following:
- the LOC129274777 gene encoding uncharacterized protein LOC129274777, which produces MDLNTIRLATESEGEVLYEFLNEYVKAEGLEKQFGNSKQSFLEHFKQKLFQALVIENKSEKQLVGCAFISTGFSFLSGEWRHLHCCYIRHPFKSQEVERKVIQTVKRICFEEKANTLTTIVNGNDLSTLQVLKAENCRNTKPTGQGHLHFWFMQSQYSTGSDYEINNTNYAIRDGILQDHEERDRVCHLVEESMETHGILGQGTVIRNYLERNALLADDKYGAVVLEHLRCVDSDGMTSIRDIVGCVLYSTLYNALKGKTYILHGLTVNPAHRGKGLSKALVRGLIKTCQRYRSDGIFFIIADGNDVSKSLFKSLQGTTDMTESEHKWEIFFFNL; this is translated from the exons ATGGACCTGAATACGATTCGTCTAGCGACCGAGTCTGAGGGCGAAGTCCTGTACGAGTTTCTCAATGAATATGTCAAAGCTGAAGGTTTGGAAAAACAATTTGGGAATTCAAAACAAA GTTTCTTGGAGCATTTCAAGCAGAAGCTGTTCCAGGCTCTGGTTATTGAGAATAAATCTGAGAAGCAATTAGTCGGGTGTGCATTTATATCTACGGGGTTTAGCTTTCTCTCCGGAGAATGGAGACATCTTCACTGTTGCTACATCAGACATCCTTTCAAAA GTCAAGAAGTGGAAAGAAAAGTGATTCAGACAGTAAAAAGA ATATGTTTCGAAGAAAAGGCGAATACATTGACAACGATAGTGAATGGAAACGATCTATCAACCCTTCAAGTATTAAAAGCAGAAAATTGTAGAAACACAAAACCAACCGGACAGGGACATCTACATTTTTGGTTCATGCAAAGCCAATATTCAACAGGATCAGATTATGAG ataaacaatacaaattacGCTATTCGAGATGGTATACTTCAAGATCATGAAGAACGAGATAGAGTCTGTCATCTGGTAGAAGAGTCGATGGAAACACATGGAATTCTGGGGCAAGGGACTGTTATACGAAATT ACTTGGAACGAAACGCCCTTTTAGCCGATGATAAATACGGAGCAGTTGTCTTGGAACATCTACGTTGTGTTGATAGTGATGGAATGACGTCGATTCGCGACATCGTTGGTTGTGTGCTCTACTCCACGTTATATAATGCTTTGAAAGGAAAGACCTATATACTTCACGGTCTCACTGTTAATCCAGCTCACAGGG GTAAAGGACTCTCTAAAGCGCTTGTCCGTGGATTGATTAAG ACCTGTCAGAGATATAGGAGTGACGGGATTTTCTTCATCATAGCCGATGGGAACGATGTTTCAAAATCGCTCTTTAAATCTCTTCAAGGCACCACCGACATGACAGAATCTGAACACAAATGGGAAATATTCTTCTTCAATCTCTGA
- the LOC129274772 gene encoding uncharacterized protein LOC129274772, translating to MMAFQVHSSWISLLLGCVLVVLYSSLHCEAQCSIPAARFEASSKLQSVFSPNYPDEYPEDTTCAWLINSPSGSSRIQLRVIKEDFSCCCNNDYLLIKDGANSTARSIAILCSDQNPVAVTSSGHALYGEFQSDGDGNIGLGYEIQFDYFDSTVSCPTGWIERLGYCYKLYNEPLPWQQAASRCGYDGGFLTSIVNPEENDFILGSFKDETSLSWIGMNSTGNWLDGLNSEFYNNFQGELPSTSQCSAIDLSNNGRWTVSDCLNQQLTFICKKTKDGSGGRYWTEIVTTDENGGNVTPYGAIAGIIFAMFFCWMVCCCSGARDNWLITKTLSCILEKISDCFRCIGHSVRTCLSCRCLRRGTTDEGIEARRANPEFRFSVSVDNIRSSTRMSSSSESGDRSIRMSVISQSSSPPTYGDVTSEPPPPAYSEAFDPVFDISHSDVGGSRLSLNMGEVAAAPSYESVVGSESNI from the exons agtTCCTGGATATCACTCCTTTTAGGGTGTGTGTTAGTAGTACTCTACTCATCGCTTCATTGTGAAG CACAATGTTCCATCCCGGCTGCTAGGTTCGAAGCTTCATCGAAACTCCAATCGGTATTCTCCCCTAACTATCCCGATGAATATCCAGAAGATACGACATGTGCGTGGCTTATCAACAGTCCCTCAGGATCCAGCCGAATACAGCTAAGGGTGATCAAGGAGGATTTCTCGTGTTGCTGTAACAATGATTATTTGCTGATAAAAGATG GTGCAAACTCCACTGCCAGGTCAATCGCGATACTGTGCTCTGACCAAAACCCAGTTGCAGTGACCAGTAGCGGTCACGCCCTCTACGGCGAATTCCAGAGTGATGGCGATGGGAATATAGGCCTCGGTTACGAGATCCAGTTCGACTATTTTG ATTCCACAGTTTCTTGTCCAACGGGCTGGATCGAACGACTTGGTTACTGCTACAAACTATATAATGaaccattaccatggcaacaggctgCATCACGATGTGGATACGATGGAGGGTTCCTAACCTCAATCGTTAATCCGGAAGAAAATGATTTCATACTAG GTTCCTTTAAAGATGAGACGTCTCTCTCCTGGATTGGAATGAATTCTACTGGAAACTGGCTAGACGGTCTAAACTCAGAATTTTATAATAA CTTTCAGGGTGAGTTACCAAGCACTTCTCAATGTTCCGCTATTGATCTAAGTAACAATGGACGATGGACTGTTTCTGACTGCCTTAATCAACAACTCACGTTTATTTGCAAGAAAACTAAAG atGGATCCGGTGGAAGATATTGGACAGAGATCGTAACCACTGACGAAAATGGTGGAAATGTAACTCCATATGGAGCGATTGCAGGCATCATCTTTGCTATGTTCTTCTGTTGGATGGTGTGCTGCTGTTCTGGAGCCAGGGATAATTGGTTGATCACGAAAACACTGAGTTGTATACTCGAAAAAATATCCGATTGTTTTAGGTGCATTGGGCATTCTGTTAGAACTTGCTTGTCCTGCAGGTGCCTCAGGCGCGGGACAACAGATGAAGGGATTGAGGCAAGAAGGGCCAATCCAGAATTTCGCTTCAGTGTGTCTGTTGACAATATAAGGTCGTCCACTAGGATGTCGTCGTCGTCAGAGAGTGGTGATCGTTCGATAAGAATGTCGGTGATATCACAATCGTCGTCGCCGCCGACGTACGGGGACGTTACATCAGAGCCCCCTCCTCCGGCATACTCGGAAGCCTTTGACCCTGTATTTGATATTTCTCACAGCGACGTTGGAGGATCGAGATTGTCATTGAATATGGGTGAAGTTGCCGCAGCGCCATCGTACGAGTCTGTTGTAGGTTCTGAAAGCAATATATGA